Proteins co-encoded in one Vibrio aquimaris genomic window:
- the lspA gene encoding signal peptidase II, whose amino-acid sequence MNEQALTLKNSGVRWLWVAMVIFLMDIGIKLLVMDTMGYGWANRIEVLPFFNLLYVHNYGAAFSFLSDQAGWQRWLFTGIAFGVTGLLTYWMSKLSAKEKWNNIAYALIIGGAVGNVFDRVVHGFVVDYLDFFWGSYHWPAFNLADSAICIGAVMIILDGFRNKKGQETD is encoded by the coding sequence ATGAACGAACAAGCATTAACTCTTAAAAATTCAGGAGTGCGCTGGCTGTGGGTTGCCATGGTTATTTTTCTGATGGACATCGGTATTAAACTCTTAGTCATGGATACCATGGGATATGGTTGGGCTAATCGAATCGAGGTGTTACCTTTTTTTAATTTACTCTACGTTCATAACTATGGGGCTGCATTTAGCTTTTTAAGTGATCAAGCGGGTTGGCAACGCTGGTTATTTACCGGTATTGCTTTTGGGGTTACGGGTCTACTCACCTATTGGATGAGTAAACTTTCTGCCAAAGAGAAATGGAATAACATTGCTTATGCTCTAATCATTGGCGGAGCAGTCGGTAATGTATTTGATCGCGTTGTACATGGTTTTGTGGTCGACTACTTGGACTTCTTCTGGGGAAGTTATCATTGGCCTGCGTTCAACCTTGCCGATAGTGCAATTTGTATTGGCGCAGTAATGATTATTCTGGATGGCTTTCGTAACAAGAAAGGTCAAGAGACGGATTAA
- the ileS gene encoding isoleucine--tRNA ligase: MSEYKDTLNLPETGFPMRGNLANREPEMLERWYKEDLYGEIRKAKKGKKSFVLHDGPPYANGDIHIGHALNKILKDIIIKSKTLSGFDAPYIPGWDCHGLPIELMVEKKKGKPGQKISSAEFREECRKYAAGQVEGQKESFKRLGIMGEWDKPYRTMDFATEANIIRALGKITDNGHLLKGFKPVHWCTDCGSALAEAEVEYKDKVSPSIDVRFKASDEAALLSKFSLTEGHEGKGDISIVIWTTTPWTLPANRAVCLRDDLEYVLVQVEGDNPERIIVASELAKDVMDRFGVEHYHNLGFATGSDLELSKFDHPFYDFSVPAILGDHVTTESGTGVVHTAPGHGQEDFAVGNKYDLEVANPVGSNGVYLPDTELFAGQHVFKANDAVVETLKEKGALLHHHAYEHSYPHCWRHKTPIIFRATPQWFVSMDQAGLRNKALESIKGVEWMPEWGQSRIEGMIEGRPEWCISRQRTWGVPIALFVHKETAELHPNTSELIEQVAKLVEQKGIQAWWDLEISDLLGDDAAKYEKVLDTLDVWFDSGVTHYSVVDAREEYNGHSADLYLEGSDQHRGWFQSSLISSIAMKGEAPYKQVLTHGFVVDGQGRKMSKSIGNVVAPKDVTNKLGADILRLWVASTDYTGEVAVSDEILKRSADAYRRIRNTARFFLANLSGFNPETDIVAAEDMVALDRWAVGRALAAQEEIVKAYDEYNTHAVTQRLMQFCSIEMGSFYLDIIKDRQYTAKRGGHAQRSCQTALYYIVEALVRWMTPIMSFTADEIWNEMPGKRDKFVFTGEWFDGLFGLADGEALNNEFWSDIQTIRGSVNKLLEAARNDKTIGSALQASVILYADDAIADKVNKLANELRFVLLTSAALVRPISEKSDAAQATDIEGLFVEVSVVDAEKCDRCWHHSPDVGSIEGHEKICGRCVSNVEGEGEVRKFA; this comes from the coding sequence ATGAGTGAGTATAAAGATACCCTGAACCTTCCTGAAACAGGGTTTCCGATGCGTGGCAATCTGGCTAATCGTGAGCCAGAAATGCTTGAGCGTTGGTACAAAGAAGACCTTTACGGTGAAATCCGTAAAGCGAAGAAAGGCAAAAAATCTTTCGTTCTACACGATGGCCCCCCTTATGCGAATGGTGACATTCACATTGGCCACGCACTAAATAAGATTCTTAAAGACATTATTATTAAATCCAAAACACTTTCTGGTTTTGACGCGCCATACATTCCCGGTTGGGATTGTCATGGCCTACCAATTGAACTAATGGTAGAAAAAAAGAAAGGCAAGCCGGGACAAAAAATCTCTTCAGCTGAATTTCGTGAAGAATGCCGTAAGTATGCGGCAGGCCAAGTGGAAGGCCAAAAAGAGAGCTTTAAGCGCCTTGGTATTATGGGTGAGTGGGATAAACCATACCGCACCATGGATTTTGCGACTGAAGCTAATATCATTCGTGCACTCGGTAAGATTACCGACAATGGCCACCTGCTAAAAGGCTTTAAACCCGTTCATTGGTGTACAGACTGTGGTAGTGCACTCGCTGAAGCAGAAGTTGAGTATAAAGATAAAGTCTCCCCATCTATCGACGTGCGTTTTAAAGCCAGCGATGAGGCGGCTCTACTGTCTAAGTTTTCATTGACTGAAGGGCATGAAGGCAAAGGTGATATTTCCATCGTTATTTGGACCACAACACCTTGGACTCTACCTGCAAACCGAGCAGTATGTCTGCGTGATGATCTTGAGTATGTTCTAGTGCAAGTCGAAGGGGACAACCCGGAGCGAATCATAGTGGCTTCTGAGCTTGCCAAAGACGTCATGGATCGCTTTGGTGTTGAGCATTATCACAACCTAGGCTTTGCTACAGGAAGTGATCTTGAGCTGTCTAAGTTTGATCACCCTTTTTATGATTTTAGCGTACCGGCTATCCTTGGTGATCATGTCACCACTGAGTCTGGTACAGGTGTTGTTCATACTGCCCCAGGTCATGGTCAAGAAGACTTTGCAGTGGGTAACAAATATGATTTAGAAGTAGCAAACCCTGTTGGCTCTAACGGTGTTTACCTTCCAGATACTGAGCTGTTTGCTGGTCAACATGTGTTTAAAGCCAATGATGCTGTTGTTGAAACGCTAAAAGAAAAGGGCGCTTTACTTCATCACCATGCTTATGAACATAGCTATCCACATTGTTGGCGCCATAAAACCCCTATTATTTTCCGCGCGACACCGCAATGGTTTGTTTCTATGGATCAAGCTGGTCTACGCAACAAAGCGCTTGAATCTATCAAAGGCGTTGAATGGATGCCTGAATGGGGACAGAGCCGTATTGAAGGCATGATTGAAGGCCGTCCTGAGTGGTGTATCTCTCGTCAACGTACTTGGGGTGTGCCGATAGCACTGTTTGTTCATAAAGAAACGGCTGAGCTTCACCCAAATACATCAGAGCTGATTGAACAAGTTGCCAAGTTAGTTGAACAAAAAGGTATTCAAGCATGGTGGGACCTGGAAATTTCAGATTTACTCGGTGATGATGCAGCCAAGTACGAAAAAGTGTTAGATACGCTCGACGTATGGTTTGATTCAGGCGTGACTCACTATTCTGTTGTTGATGCTCGTGAAGAATACAATGGTCATAGCGCAGACTTATACCTTGAAGGTTCTGACCAACACCGAGGTTGGTTCCAGTCGTCGCTCATATCGTCGATAGCGATGAAGGGGGAAGCGCCATACAAACAAGTTCTAACCCATGGATTTGTGGTTGACGGTCAAGGCCGTAAAATGTCTAAATCTATTGGTAATGTTGTTGCTCCGAAAGATGTGACTAACAAGCTCGGTGCGGATATTTTGCGCTTATGGGTAGCATCAACGGATTATACTGGCGAAGTGGCCGTTTCTGATGAAATTTTAAAACGCAGCGCGGACGCTTATCGCCGTATTCGTAACACAGCTCGATTCTTCTTAGCCAACCTTAGTGGCTTTAATCCTGAAACGGATATTGTTGCAGCAGAAGATATGGTGGCGTTAGATCGCTGGGCTGTAGGGCGTGCGCTTGCAGCCCAAGAAGAAATCGTTAAAGCTTACGATGAGTATAATACTCATGCGGTAACACAGCGTCTAATGCAATTCTGCTCGATCGAAATGGGTTCTTTCTACCTCGATATCATTAAAGATCGCCAGTACACAGCCAAGCGTGGCGGGCATGCTCAGCGCAGCTGTCAAACGGCGCTTTACTATATTGTTGAAGCTCTGGTTCGCTGGATGACACCTATTATGTCATTTACTGCAGACGAAATTTGGAACGAGATGCCAGGTAAACGTGACAAGTTTGTTTTTACAGGCGAATGGTTTGATGGTTTGTTTGGCCTTGCCGATGGTGAAGCACTAAATAATGAATTTTGGTCTGACATTCAGACTATTAGAGGCTCAGTAAATAAACTGCTAGAAGCCGCTCGAAATGACAAAACCATAGGTAGTGCATTGCAGGCTTCAGTGATTTTATACGCTGATGATGCTATTGCAGATAAAGTAAACAAGCTGGCCAACGAGTTGCGTTTTGTGTTGCTCACTTCAGCAGCGCTTGTAAGACCTATCAGTGAAAAATCTGATGCAGCACAGGCTACCGATATTGAGGGGCTATTTGTTGAGGTGTCAGTGGTAGATGCAGAAAAGTGTGATCGTTGCTGGCATCATTCACCTGATGTAGGCAGCATTGAGGGCCATGAAAAAATTTGTGGTCGCTGCGTATCTAACGTGGAAGGAGAGGGTGAAGTTCGTAAATTCGCTTAA
- the ispH gene encoding 4-hydroxy-3-methylbut-2-enyl diphosphate reductase: MSDEMKILLANPRGFCAGVDRAISIVERALELYQPPIYVRHEVVHNRFVVEGLKQRGAVFVEELHEVPDDNIVIFSAHGVSQAVRKEAKERDLTVFDATCPLVTKVHMEVARASRKHMEVVLIGHAGHPEVEGTMGQYASDQGGMYLVETPADVIGLVDKVKDPTHLHYVSQTTLSVDETADVIEELRRVFPYIQGPRKDDICYATQNRQDAVRDMAVDVDVVIVVGSKNSSNSTRLKELSEKLGTPSYLTDCPEDIEPEWLEGKVKVGVTAGASAPEELVNKILERIQDLIGTRTVEEVQGREENMFFEVPKELQIKQVD; encoded by the coding sequence ATGAGCGATGAAATGAAAATTCTTTTAGCTAACCCTCGTGGGTTTTGTGCAGGTGTCGATCGTGCAATCAGTATTGTCGAGCGTGCATTGGAGCTCTATCAGCCACCGATTTATGTCCGTCATGAAGTCGTTCACAACCGATTTGTTGTGGAAGGGCTGAAGCAAAGAGGCGCTGTTTTTGTTGAAGAGTTGCACGAAGTTCCAGATGATAATATCGTGATTTTTTCTGCTCACGGTGTTTCGCAAGCAGTTCGAAAGGAAGCTAAAGAGAGAGATTTAACGGTTTTTGATGCAACTTGCCCACTAGTAACCAAAGTCCATATGGAGGTTGCGCGCGCGAGCCGTAAGCATATGGAAGTTGTCTTGATTGGCCATGCTGGACATCCTGAAGTCGAAGGAACTATGGGACAATACGCAAGTGATCAGGGTGGTATGTATTTGGTTGAAACACCAGCAGATGTTATTGGTCTTGTCGACAAAGTTAAAGACCCTACTCACCTACACTATGTTAGCCAAACAACCTTGTCTGTTGACGAAACTGCGGATGTGATTGAAGAGCTTCGTAGGGTTTTTCCATATATCCAAGGCCCTCGCAAAGATGATATTTGCTACGCCACGCAAAACCGCCAAGATGCCGTGCGAGATATGGCAGTTGATGTTGATGTTGTGATTGTCGTAGGGTCGAAAAATTCATCTAACTCCACTCGATTAAAGGAATTGTCTGAAAAATTGGGTACACCTAGCTATTTGACCGATTGCCCTGAAGATATCGAGCCTGAATGGTTAGAAGGCAAAGTAAAAGTCGGTGTTACCGCTGGAGCCTCTGCACCGGAAGAGCTTGTGAACAAGATCCTCGAACGAATTCAAGACCTGATTGGCACCCGAACGGTAGAAGAGGTACAAGGTAGAGAAGAAAATATGTTCTTCGAAGTACCGAAAGAGCTGCAAATCAAGCAAGTTGATTAG
- the fkpB gene encoding FKBP-type peptidyl-prolyl cis-trans isomerase, translating into MTTIVQQSAVTLHFTIKLQDGSVADSTYNMGKPAKFVMGDGSLSENFEQCLLGLKVGDQKTVELQAKDAFGAPNPDNVHHMDRAKFVGDAEVEIGTVMAFSGPDGVEIPGIITEIAGDSVTVDFNHPLAGQDVTFEVEILSVE; encoded by the coding sequence GTGACGACGATTGTCCAACAATCTGCAGTGACCCTGCATTTTACGATCAAACTTCAAGATGGTTCTGTCGCAGATAGTACCTATAACATGGGCAAACCAGCTAAGTTCGTTATGGGTGATGGCAGTCTGAGTGAAAACTTTGAACAATGTTTGCTGGGTTTGAAGGTCGGGGATCAGAAGACCGTTGAGCTGCAAGCTAAAGATGCATTTGGTGCTCCAAATCCAGACAATGTCCACCATATGGACCGAGCTAAGTTTGTCGGTGATGCAGAAGTGGAAATTGGAACAGTTATGGCATTTTCCGGCCCCGATGGCGTGGAAATTCCGGGAATCATTACTGAAATCGCAGGTGATTCAGTAACGGTAGACTTTAATCACCCTCTAGCTGGTCAAGATGTGACTTTTGAAGTTGAGATTTTGTCAGTAGAATAA
- the ribF gene encoding bifunctional riboflavin kinase/FAD synthetase, which yields MELIRGIHNIKAHHAGCVLTIGNFDGVHLGHQVVLNKLSDKAKEIGLPSTVMTFEPQPLELFAKDKAPARLTRLRDKFTQLDKLDISRLLCVNFNHGFANQTAQDFISDLLVRRLGVKFLVVGDDFCFGRERQGNFAMLQAAGKEHGFDVVNTHSFCLQQLRISSTAIREALASDNLPLASKMLGRNYSISGRVAHGRKLGRTIGFPTANIPLKRCVSPVAGVYTVHVLGLDEQPIGGVANIGTRPTVKGIRQQLEVHLFDFDANLYGKQLEIVLLNKIRDEQKFESFDLLKQQIKLDAEAARVWLRRYKDQAV from the coding sequence ATGGAATTGATTCGAGGTATCCACAATATCAAAGCACATCATGCGGGGTGTGTTCTGACGATAGGTAACTTTGATGGAGTACACCTTGGCCATCAGGTTGTTTTGAATAAACTATCTGATAAGGCGAAAGAAATCGGTTTGCCCTCGACAGTCATGACGTTTGAACCACAGCCATTGGAGCTGTTTGCCAAAGATAAAGCGCCTGCTCGATTAACTCGTTTGAGAGATAAGTTTACTCAATTAGATAAACTCGATATTAGCCGCCTGCTGTGTGTCAATTTCAACCATGGTTTTGCTAATCAAACTGCCCAAGACTTTATTAGTGACTTGTTGGTAAGGCGATTGGGTGTTAAGTTTCTGGTCGTTGGAGATGATTTTTGCTTTGGTCGAGAGCGGCAAGGTAACTTTGCAATGTTACAAGCAGCCGGGAAGGAACATGGTTTCGATGTGGTGAATACCCATAGCTTTTGTCTGCAGCAGCTGCGTATCAGCAGTACGGCAATACGAGAAGCTTTAGCGAGTGATAACCTACCACTCGCTTCAAAGATGCTGGGGCGAAATTACAGCATCAGTGGCAGAGTCGCTCATGGGAGAAAGCTAGGCAGAACCATAGGTTTTCCTACCGCGAACATTCCACTTAAACGCTGCGTCTCACCAGTCGCAGGAGTGTATACGGTTCATGTTCTTGGCCTAGACGAGCAGCCGATAGGTGGTGTTGCAAATATAGGTACTCGACCAACGGTGAAGGGTATTCGCCAGCAACTAGAAGTGCATCTGTTTGACTTTGATGCGAATTTATACGGCAAACAGCTTGAAATTGTTCTGCTGAATAAAATTCGAGATGAGCAAAAATTTGAGTCTTTTGACTTACTAAAACAACAAATTAAATTGGATGCTGAAGCAGCAAGGGTGTGGCTGCGTCGGTATAAAGACCAAGCGGTTTAG